The Nitrospirota bacterium nucleotide sequence GCCCTTCCTGTCATTAATGATCGATTGCATGAACACTTCGTTGAAGTTGGAACACCCGAGGAAGCTTTCAGTCGTCAGGACGGCACTGCTGGATTCGGTGACCTTCGCCTGGTCGGGAAATACGCTCTATGGGTCAACACCAGACATCTCCTTGTAGGTGGGCTTGGTGTAAAGGCCCCTACGGGCGACTATAAATTGCTGGACAGCTATGGCACCATCAACGAGCCGACCATTATGCCTGGAACTGGCTCTTGGGATGGTCTGGTCTCAGCATTCTACAACCACCAGCTTCTTCGTCGGCTCGATGCATTCCTATCCGCTTCTTATCAGATGACTACTGAAAACAATCTGGAATATCAGTTTGGCAATACGTTACTCATTAATGGAGGTATAAACCATCTGCTTATCCTTAAGGAAAAGGAGTTAACAGTAAGCCTCCAGATAAACATGCGTCAGGCCCCACACGATGAGTTCAAAGGAGAGCAGGTCCCAGGCACCGGTGGCATATGGATCTATTTAACTCCGGGGGTTAAGGTGCCGTCTTCACCCAACACGACATTCTATACACATGTACAATTACCTGTGTATCAATATGTTAATGAGACCAATCTTGTTCCACGTTATGGATTGATCTTTGGAATGTCCCATGCATTTTAGAACAGGACAAACGTCTTGACACAAAAAAATCTGTCTGGTCTGTTTAACGCATAGTTGGAGGCATGGATCCTCCTGGCAATCGGTTTACAGCAGGTAATTTCTAAAATATACATTCTA carries:
- a CDS encoding transporter, which encodes MYRYILSSLCGMFIIAGITFVPNHVNAGCGSANCFLVTGTQEGITAPGQIILDLSYRFIPMDRAQRGSERVSEVLVPGINFAGGEIELDHHREKRTINELAQMDVSYGVTNRFALSLALPVINDRLHEHFVEVGTPEEAFSRQDGTAGFGDLRLVGKYALWVNTRHLLVGGLGVKAPTGDYKLLDSYGTINEPTIMPGTGSWDGLVSAFYNHQLLRRLDAFLSASYQMTTENNLEYQFGNTLLINGGINHLLILKEKELTVSLQINMRQAPHDEFKGEQVPGTGGIWIYLTPGVKVPSSPNTTFYTHVQLPVYQYVNETNLVPRYGLIFGMSHAF